From the Streptomyces sp. KMM 9044 genome, one window contains:
- a CDS encoding methionine synthase yields MSDNSQFRFGAATGVGSMPGGDAREAAKTVTGSFEDFPFLPELPARGPGADMIGRTAGMLVELYARVEPSGWRLGDRPGRDTRRARSWLGEDLDALEEYTQGYEGPLKVQAVGPWTLAAHLELRNGEVALSDPGACRDLAASLAEGLRLHLAEVGRRVPGARLVLQLDEPSLTDVLGGRVRSASGYRTHRAVDRQLVESGLGNVFAVHDGGPVVVHSCAPDVPFALLRRAGAQAISFDFSLLTERDDETIGEAVESGARLFTGVVPGTDGPLSDPAGSVMGVRTLWRRLGLRPGLLAEAVTVTPACGLAGASPEYARTAYAHCVRAARSLADNPE; encoded by the coding sequence GTGAGCGATAACAGTCAGTTCAGGTTCGGGGCCGCGACCGGGGTCGGGTCCATGCCGGGCGGAGACGCCCGCGAGGCCGCCAAGACCGTCACCGGAAGCTTCGAGGACTTCCCCTTCCTGCCCGAACTGCCCGCCCGGGGACCCGGCGCGGACATGATCGGACGGACCGCCGGGATGCTCGTCGAGCTGTACGCGCGCGTGGAGCCCAGTGGCTGGCGGCTCGGGGACCGGCCCGGACGCGACACCAGGCGGGCGCGCTCCTGGCTCGGCGAGGACCTCGACGCACTGGAGGAGTACACCCAGGGGTACGAGGGCCCGCTCAAGGTGCAGGCCGTCGGCCCCTGGACACTCGCCGCCCACCTGGAGCTGCGTAACGGCGAGGTCGCCCTCTCCGACCCCGGCGCCTGCCGGGACCTGGCCGCCTCGCTCGCCGAAGGGCTGCGCCTGCACCTCGCCGAGGTGGGCCGGCGCGTGCCCGGCGCACGGCTCGTCCTCCAGCTCGACGAACCCTCCCTCACCGACGTCCTGGGCGGCCGGGTGCGCAGCGCCAGCGGCTACCGCACCCACCGCGCGGTGGACCGTCAGCTCGTCGAGTCCGGGCTGGGGAACGTGTTCGCGGTGCACGACGGCGGCCCGGTCGTGGTCCACTCGTGCGCGCCCGACGTGCCGTTCGCCCTGCTGCGGCGGGCGGGCGCGCAGGCGATCTCCTTCGACTTCTCGCTCCTCACCGAACGTGACGACGAGACGATCGGGGAGGCGGTCGAGAGCGGAGCCCGGCTGTTCACCGGTGTCGTGCCGGGCACGGACGGCCCGTTGTCGGACCCTGCCGGTAGCGTCATGGGGGTCAGAACGCTGTGGCGCAGGCTGGGGCTGCGACCGGGCCTTCTCGCGGAGGCGGTCACGGTCACCCCCGCGTGCGGACTCGCGGGGGCGTCCCCGGAGTACGCGCGTACCGCCTACGCGCACTGCGTCAGGGCGGCGAGATCCCTCGCGGACAACCCAGAGTGA
- the ligA gene encoding NAD-dependent DNA ligase LigA gives MAGDQQAETTSVPAEAREQHARLAEQIEEHRFRYYVNDAPVVSDAAFDRLLRELEKLEERFPELRTPDSPTQKVAGVYATEFTSVRHRSRMFSLDNTFNDDDLAAWAERIHRELGEQEFHFLCELKVDGLAVNLTYEHGRLVRAATRGDGRTGEDITPNVRTITEIPDRLKGDEVPDLVEIRGEVFFPMEEFQGLNARLVEAGDKPFANPRNAAAGSLRQKDPRVTATRPLHMVVHGIGALEGFEGFARLSEAYGLLKTWGLPTSAHNRVVDGLAGVREFIAHYGENRHSVAHEIDGAVIKLDEIPLQGRLGSTSRAPRWAIAYKYAPEEVNTTLVNIRVGVGRTGRVTPYAQVEPVTVAGSEVEFATLHNQDVVKAKGVLIGDTVVLRKAGDVIPEILGPVADLRDGSERAFVMPAECPECGTPLRPMKEGDVDLRCPNARACPAQLRERLFYLAGRKALDIEHFGYVAAAALTGPLEPADPPLKDEGDLFDLTVGQLLPIRAYVLDQDSGLPKRDPKTGEEKTATVFANQEGEPRKNAVAMLANIAAAKERPLARVLTGLSIRHVGPVASEALAREFRSIDRIEQATEEELADTEGVGGIIAASIKQWFAEEWHREIIRKWRAAGVRMEDEGAGEDEGPRPLEGLTVVVTGTLEHFTRDGAKEVLQTRGAKVTGSVSKKTSFVVVGDNPGSKYDKAIQLKVPVLNEEGFTVLLDEGPQAAADAALPAEERPEERPEERPEE, from the coding sequence GTGGCGGGTGACCAGCAGGCGGAGACGACGAGCGTGCCGGCCGAGGCGCGGGAGCAGCACGCCCGGCTCGCCGAGCAGATCGAGGAGCACCGCTTCCGGTACTACGTGAACGACGCGCCCGTCGTCAGCGACGCCGCGTTCGACCGGCTGCTGCGCGAACTGGAGAAGCTGGAGGAGCGGTTCCCGGAGCTGCGCACCCCCGACTCCCCGACCCAGAAGGTCGCCGGGGTGTACGCGACGGAGTTCACGTCCGTCCGGCACCGCTCCCGCATGTTCTCCCTCGACAACACCTTCAACGACGACGACCTCGCCGCCTGGGCCGAGCGCATCCACCGGGAGCTGGGCGAGCAGGAGTTCCACTTCCTGTGCGAGCTCAAGGTCGACGGTCTCGCGGTGAACCTCACCTACGAGCACGGGCGCCTGGTCCGCGCGGCGACCCGCGGTGACGGCCGCACCGGCGAGGACATCACGCCCAACGTGCGGACGATCACCGAGATCCCGGACCGCCTGAAGGGCGACGAGGTGCCCGACCTCGTGGAGATCCGCGGCGAGGTCTTCTTCCCGATGGAGGAGTTCCAGGGCCTCAACGCCCGTCTGGTGGAGGCCGGTGACAAGCCCTTCGCCAACCCGCGCAACGCGGCGGCCGGTTCGCTGCGCCAGAAGGACCCGCGCGTCACCGCCACCCGCCCGCTGCACATGGTCGTCCACGGCATCGGCGCCCTGGAGGGCTTCGAGGGCTTCGCCCGCCTCTCCGAGGCGTACGGCCTGCTGAAGACCTGGGGCCTGCCCACCTCCGCGCACAACCGCGTGGTCGACGGTCTCGCCGGCGTACGGGAGTTCATCGCGCACTACGGCGAGAACCGGCACTCCGTGGCGCACGAGATCGACGGCGCGGTGATCAAGCTCGACGAGATCCCGCTCCAGGGCCGTCTCGGCTCCACCTCGCGCGCACCGCGCTGGGCCATCGCGTACAAGTACGCGCCCGAGGAGGTCAACACCACACTGGTCAACATCCGGGTGGGCGTGGGCCGTACGGGCAGGGTCACGCCGTACGCGCAGGTCGAGCCGGTCACCGTGGCCGGCTCCGAGGTGGAGTTCGCCACGCTGCACAACCAGGACGTGGTCAAAGCCAAGGGCGTTCTCATCGGGGACACGGTGGTGCTGCGCAAGGCGGGTGACGTCATCCCGGAGATCCTCGGTCCGGTCGCCGACCTGCGGGACGGCAGTGAGCGCGCCTTCGTGATGCCGGCCGAGTGCCCGGAGTGCGGTACGCCGCTGCGGCCGATGAAGGAAGGCGACGTCGACCTGCGCTGCCCCAACGCCCGTGCCTGCCCGGCCCAGTTGCGGGAACGCCTGTTCTATCTCGCGGGCCGCAAGGCGCTGGACATCGAGCACTTCGGCTATGTCGCCGCCGCGGCGCTCACCGGGCCCCTCGAGCCCGCCGACCCGCCGCTGAAGGACGAGGGCGACCTGTTCGATCTCACCGTCGGGCAACTGCTGCCCATCAGGGCGTACGTCCTCGACCAGGACAGCGGCCTGCCCAAGCGGGACCCGAAGACGGGAGAGGAGAAGACGGCCACCGTCTTCGCCAACCAGGAGGGCGAACCGCGCAAGAACGCGGTCGCGATGCTGGCGAACATCGCGGCGGCCAAGGAGCGACCGCTCGCCCGGGTCCTTACCGGTCTGTCGATCCGGCACGTCGGCCCGGTCGCGTCGGAGGCGCTGGCCCGGGAGTTCCGGTCCATCGACCGGATCGAGCAGGCCACCGAGGAGGAACTGGCCGACACCGAGGGCGTCGGCGGCATCATCGCCGCCTCCATCAAGCAGTGGTTCGCCGAGGAGTGGCACCGCGAGATCATCCGCAAGTGGCGGGCTGCCGGTGTCCGCATGGAGGACGAGGGGGCCGGCGAGGACGAGGGCCCGCGTCCGCTCGAAGGGCTGACGGTCGTGGTGACCGGAACCCTGGAGCACTTCACCCGGGACGGCGCGAAGGAGGTGCTGCAGACCCGGGGAGCGAAGGTGACCGGTTCGGTCTCGAAGAAGACGTCCTTCGTCGTCGTCGGCGACAATCCGGGGTCGAAGTACGACAAGGCAATACAGCTCAAGGTGCCGGTCCTGAACGAGGAGGGCTTCACCGTCCTGCTCGACGAAGGGCCACAGGCGGCGGCCGACGCGGCGCTGCCCGCCGAGGAGCGGCCCGAGGAGCGGCCCGAGGAGCGGCCCGAGGAGTAG
- the gatB gene encoding Asp-tRNA(Asn)/Glu-tRNA(Gln) amidotransferase subunit GatB, translating to MTTTTDLVSYEDALASYDPVMGLEVHVELGTRTKMFCGCSTTLGADPNTQTCPTCLGMPGALPVVNATGVESAVKIGLALNCEIAEWCRFARKNYFYPDMPKNFQTSQYDEPIAFNGYLDVQLEDGETFRVDIERAHMEEDTGKSTHVGGATGRIHGASHSLLDYNRAGIPLIEIVTKPIEGAGERAPEVARAYVRELRELIRALGVSEARMEMGQMRCDVNLSLRPHGREKFGTRSETKNVNSLRSVERAARFEIQRHAAVLNDGGTIIQETRHFHEDTGSTTSGRVKEEAEDYRYFPEPDLVPVAPSREWVEQLRAGLPELPLVRRSRLREEWGISGTDMQAILNAGALDPIVATIDAGADAASARKWWMGELARNANESGKALDELTITPDQVARLTALVTSGDLNDKLARQVILGVLAGEGTPDEVVEKRGLRVVSDDGALTTAVEEAIAGNPGVADKIRGGKVAAVGALVGAVMKATRGQADAARVKELILEKLGVAEG from the coding sequence GTGACCACCACGACCGACCTGGTGTCGTACGAGGACGCGCTGGCGTCGTACGACCCCGTCATGGGCCTCGAGGTCCATGTCGAACTCGGCACCAGGACCAAGATGTTCTGCGGCTGCTCGACCACGCTCGGCGCCGACCCGAACACCCAGACCTGCCCCACCTGCCTCGGCATGCCGGGCGCGCTCCCGGTCGTCAACGCGACCGGGGTCGAGTCCGCCGTCAAGATCGGTCTCGCGCTGAACTGCGAGATCGCAGAGTGGTGCCGCTTCGCCCGGAAGAACTACTTCTATCCGGACATGCCGAAGAACTTCCAGACCTCCCAGTACGACGAGCCGATCGCCTTCAACGGCTACCTCGACGTGCAGCTGGAGGACGGCGAGACCTTCCGCGTGGACATCGAACGCGCCCACATGGAGGAGGACACCGGCAAGTCGACGCACGTCGGCGGCGCCACCGGCCGTATCCACGGCGCGTCCCACTCCCTGCTCGACTACAACCGGGCCGGCATCCCGCTGATCGAGATCGTCACCAAGCCGATCGAGGGAGCGGGCGAGCGCGCCCCCGAGGTCGCCCGCGCCTACGTCCGTGAGCTGCGCGAGCTCATCCGGGCGCTCGGCGTCTCCGAGGCCCGGATGGAGATGGGCCAGATGCGCTGCGACGTCAACCTGTCGCTGCGCCCGCACGGCCGGGAGAAGTTCGGCACCCGCTCGGAGACGAAGAACGTCAACTCGCTGCGGTCCGTGGAGCGCGCGGCCCGCTTCGAGATCCAGCGGCACGCCGCCGTGCTGAACGACGGCGGGACGATCATCCAGGAGACCCGGCACTTCCACGAGGACACGGGGTCGACGACCTCCGGCCGCGTGAAGGAGGAGGCCGAGGACTACCGGTACTTCCCGGAGCCCGACCTGGTCCCCGTCGCACCGTCCCGCGAGTGGGTCGAGCAGCTGCGTGCCGGGCTGCCCGAGCTGCCGCTGGTGCGCCGCAGCAGGCTCCGCGAGGAGTGGGGGATCTCCGGCACCGACATGCAGGCGATCCTCAACGCCGGTGCGCTGGACCCGATCGTCGCCACGATCGACGCGGGCGCCGACGCGGCCTCCGCCCGCAAGTGGTGGATGGGCGAACTCGCCCGCAACGCCAACGAGTCGGGCAAGGCGCTCGACGAGCTGACGATCACGCCGGACCAGGTCGCCCGCCTCACCGCGCTGGTGACCTCCGGCGACCTGAACGACAAGCTGGCCCGTCAGGTCATCCTGGGCGTCCTCGCCGGTGAGGGCACGCCGGACGAGGTCGTCGAGAAGCGCGGTCTGAGGGTCGTCTCCGACGACGGCGCGCTCACCACGGCCGTGGAGGAGGCCATCGCAGGCAACCCGGGCGTCGCGGACAAGATCCGCGGCGGCAAGGTGGCGGCGGTCGGCGCGCTGGTCGGCGCGGTCATGAAAGCCACCCGCGGCCAGGCGGACGCGGCCCGCGTCAAGGAGCTGATCCTGGAGAAACTGGGCGTCGCCGAGGGCTGA
- a CDS encoding putative bifunctional diguanylate cyclase/phosphodiesterase produces the protein MEPTESAAPGSRLRLGLRRMAAARWRGRGAGRPAGSVGAPGRPGARTAEARPGGVRGTGQRAAGQPTAGRPGTGRGPGAPPLATGLSAGGPGLSEAHAERHLSWPALPTAVVSAATFVLGAGVLGAVTGGHALFPSGRVGWFLAVLTGIVVGHLVMLGRSRWWGGTGSGAAVTLAVLLLYGWVPAGMVSLTVVVLVGVARRGRWRRGILHGAVDLLGIGAGALVLALLGSVPSVESPATPDTWGPHTAFEVVLVAAAYLVVTRTLYWYLHVPRGGLPTVARTALVRQGLVAVALLGIAPLICVVADARPAVLPLFAIPLVALDSTLWIARARAEEQLRDPLTGLPNRQWLFERIWTALDDAERADARATLMLIDLDRFRSVNDTLGHLAGDRLLLQIADRLRLALPRGAEAARLGGDEFAVLLPVADSITSATRVARSLVSALSSPLDLDGLTLVLEASAGVAVFPDHALDAEGLLRRADVAMYQAKRDRTGVEVYESKRDSNTPDRLGLLGDLRRALDAHEVQLHYQPKVRFDGQVAGLEALVRWVHPERGRVPPDEFIAIAESSGLMPQLTEYVLETALGQVARWRARKLFVPVAVNVSPRDVHSPGFAGSVAARLARHGVPAGALQLEITENVLLEDPQRAADTLNGLTGHGVKMSLDDFGTGYSSLVHLRRLPVSELKIDRSFVARLAVDSEDAAIVRCTVDLAHSLGLLVVAEGVEDDETWERLRDLGCDAVQGWLVAAAMPPDETTAWLLARGSRGWQLPAAALPAAAADDSGRPV, from the coding sequence ATGGAACCCACCGAGAGCGCCGCCCCGGGTTCACGGCTGCGTCTGGGTCTGCGCCGCATGGCGGCCGCACGGTGGCGCGGACGTGGGGCAGGGCGGCCCGCGGGGTCTGTGGGCGCACCAGGGCGCCCCGGGGCGCGCACCGCGGAGGCGCGCCCCGGAGGGGTGCGCGGCACCGGACAGCGGGCCGCGGGGCAGCCGACGGCCGGCCGGCCGGGCACCGGACGGGGTCCCGGAGCACCACCGCTCGCCACCGGACTGTCCGCGGGCGGCCCCGGGCTGTCCGAAGCACACGCGGAACGACACCTGTCCTGGCCCGCGTTGCCCACCGCGGTCGTCTCGGCCGCCACGTTCGTGCTCGGCGCCGGCGTCCTCGGGGCGGTCACCGGCGGTCACGCGCTCTTCCCGTCCGGCCGCGTCGGCTGGTTCCTGGCCGTACTGACCGGGATCGTCGTCGGCCACCTGGTGATGCTGGGCCGCTCCCGCTGGTGGGGCGGCACCGGCTCGGGCGCCGCCGTCACCCTCGCCGTGCTGCTGCTCTACGGCTGGGTCCCGGCCGGCATGGTCAGCCTCACCGTGGTCGTGCTGGTCGGCGTGGCCCGGCGGGGCCGCTGGCGCCGCGGCATCCTGCACGGCGCGGTGGACCTGCTCGGCATCGGCGCCGGCGCGCTGGTGCTGGCCCTGCTCGGGTCCGTACCGTCCGTCGAGTCCCCCGCGACCCCCGACACCTGGGGACCGCACACCGCCTTCGAGGTGGTGCTCGTCGCCGCCGCGTATCTCGTGGTCACCCGCACCCTCTACTGGTACCTGCACGTCCCGCGGGGCGGACTGCCCACGGTCGCCCGCACCGCCCTGGTCAGACAGGGCCTGGTCGCGGTGGCGCTGCTCGGCATAGCGCCGCTGATCTGCGTGGTCGCCGACGCCCGGCCGGCCGTCCTGCCGCTGTTCGCCATCCCGCTGGTCGCGCTCGACTCCACGCTGTGGATAGCCAGGGCCCGCGCGGAGGAGCAGTTGCGCGATCCGCTGACCGGACTGCCCAACCGCCAGTGGCTCTTCGAGCGCATCTGGACCGCGCTGGACGACGCCGAGCGCGCCGACGCCCGCGCCACCCTCATGCTGATCGACCTCGACCGGTTCCGCTCGGTCAACGACACGCTCGGTCACCTCGCGGGTGACCGGCTGCTGCTGCAGATCGCCGACCGGCTGAGGCTGGCCCTGCCGCGCGGGGCGGAGGCCGCACGGCTCGGTGGTGACGAGTTCGCCGTCTTACTGCCGGTCGCCGACTCCATCACGTCGGCGACCCGGGTCGCCCGCAGCCTGGTGTCCGCCCTCAGCTCGCCGCTCGACCTCGACGGCCTCACCCTCGTGCTGGAGGCCAGCGCGGGCGTCGCCGTCTTCCCCGACCACGCCCTCGACGCGGAGGGCCTGCTGCGGCGCGCGGACGTGGCGATGTACCAGGCCAAACGGGACCGTACGGGCGTCGAGGTCTACGAGTCCAAGCGGGACTCCAACACCCCCGACCGGCTGGGACTCCTGGGCGACCTGCGCCGGGCCCTGGACGCGCACGAGGTCCAGCTCCACTACCAGCCCAAGGTCCGCTTCGACGGGCAGGTCGCGGGCCTGGAGGCCCTGGTCCGCTGGGTGCACCCGGAGCGCGGCAGGGTGCCGCCGGACGAGTTCATAGCCATCGCCGAGTCCTCCGGCCTGATGCCGCAGCTCACCGAGTACGTGCTGGAGACCGCCCTCGGGCAGGTCGCCCGCTGGCGTGCCCGGAAACTGTTCGTGCCGGTCGCGGTCAACGTCTCCCCGCGCGACGTCCACAGCCCCGGCTTCGCCGGCTCCGTCGCGGCGCGACTGGCCCGGCACGGGGTTCCGGCGGGAGCGCTCCAGCTCGAGATCACCGAGAACGTCCTCCTGGAGGACCCGCAGCGCGCCGCCGACACGCTCAACGGACTGACCGGGCACGGCGTGAAGATGTCCCTCGACGACTTCGGCACCGGCTACTCCTCCCTCGTGCACCTGCGGCGGCTGCCCGTCAGCGAGCTGAAGATCGACCGCTCGTTCGTGGCCCGGCTGGCCGTCGACAGCGAGGACGCCGCGATCGTGCGCTGCACCGTCGACCTCGCCCACTCGCTCGGACTGCTCGTCGTCGCCGAGGGCGTCGAGGACGACGAGACCTGGGAACGCCTGCGGGACCTCGGCTGCGACGCCGTCCAGGGCTGGCTGGTCGCGGCCGCGATGCCGCCCGACGAAACCACGGCCTGGCTCCTCGCCCGAGGCTCCCGCGGCTGGCAGCTCCCGGCAGCCGCCCTCCCCGCGGCAGCCGCCGACGACTCCGGCCGCCCGGTCTGA
- the gatA gene encoding Asp-tRNA(Asn)/Glu-tRNA(Gln) amidotransferase subunit GatA, producing the protein MTDIIRLTAAETAARIASGDLTAVQVTEAHLARIEAVDEKVHAFLHVDREGALAQARAVDEKRARGEKLGPLAGVPLALKDIFTTEGIPTTVGSKLLEGWIPPYDATLTKRLKAADVVILGKTNMDEFAMGSSTENSAYGPTGNPWDLAKIPGGSGGGSSAALASFQAPLAIGTDTGGSIRQPASVTGTVGVKPTYGAVSRYGMVAFSSSLDQGGPCARTVLDAALLHEVIAGHDPLDSTSIDAPVPPVVEAARNGSVTGMRVGVVRQFRGEGYQAGVIQRFDETVALLKDLGAEIVELDCPSFDLALSAYYLIAPSECSSNLARFDGLRYGLRTGDDGTHSAEEVTSLTREAGFGPEVKRRIMLGTYALSSGYYDAYYGSAQKVRTLIKQDFDTAFEQVDVIVSPTTPTTAFAIGERADDPMAMYLADLCTIPTNLAGNAAMSLPCGLAPEDNLPVGLQIIAPVMKDDRLYKVGAAVEAAFVEKWGHPLIEEAPSL; encoded by the coding sequence ATGACGGACATCATCAGGCTCACGGCCGCCGAGACCGCCGCGCGGATCGCCTCCGGCGACCTCACCGCCGTCCAGGTCACCGAGGCACACCTGGCCCGGATCGAGGCCGTCGACGAGAAGGTGCACGCCTTCCTGCACGTCGACCGCGAGGGCGCCCTCGCCCAGGCCCGCGCCGTCGACGAGAAACGCGCCAGGGGCGAGAAGCTCGGCCCGCTGGCCGGCGTCCCCCTCGCGCTCAAGGACATCTTCACCACCGAGGGCATCCCGACCACCGTCGGCTCCAAGCTCCTCGAGGGCTGGATCCCGCCGTACGACGCGACGCTCACCAAGCGGCTCAAGGCCGCCGACGTCGTCATCCTCGGCAAGACCAACATGGACGAGTTCGCCATGGGGTCCTCGACCGAGAACAGCGCCTACGGACCGACCGGCAACCCCTGGGACCTCGCCAAGATCCCCGGCGGCTCCGGCGGCGGGTCGAGCGCCGCGCTCGCCTCCTTCCAGGCCCCCCTCGCCATCGGCACCGACACCGGCGGCTCCATCCGCCAGCCGGCCTCCGTCACCGGTACGGTCGGCGTGAAGCCGACCTACGGTGCCGTCTCCCGCTACGGCATGGTGGCGTTCTCCTCCTCCCTCGACCAGGGCGGCCCCTGCGCCCGCACGGTCCTGGACGCGGCCCTGCTGCACGAGGTCATCGCCGGGCACGACCCGCTCGACTCCACCTCCATCGACGCCCCGGTCCCGCCGGTCGTCGAGGCCGCCCGCAACGGCTCGGTCACCGGCATGCGCGTCGGCGTCGTCCGGCAGTTCCGCGGCGAGGGCTACCAGGCCGGCGTCATCCAGCGGTTCGACGAGACCGTCGCCCTGCTGAAGGACCTCGGCGCCGAGATCGTCGAGCTGGACTGCCCGTCCTTCGACCTCGCGCTGTCGGCGTACTACCTGATCGCGCCGTCCGAGTGCTCCTCCAACCTCGCCCGCTTCGACGGCCTGCGTTACGGCCTGCGGACCGGTGACGACGGCACGCACTCCGCCGAGGAGGTCACCTCGCTGACCCGCGAGGCCGGCTTCGGCCCCGAGGTCAAGCGCCGCATCATGCTCGGCACCTACGCGCTCAGCTCCGGCTACTACGACGCGTACTACGGCAGCGCCCAGAAGGTCCGCACGCTGATCAAGCAGGACTTCGACACGGCGTTCGAGCAGGTCGACGTGATCGTCTCCCCGACGACGCCCACCACCGCCTTCGCGATCGGCGAGCGCGCCGACGACCCGATGGCGATGTACCTCGCCGACCTGTGCACCATCCCGACCAACCTGGCGGGCAACGCGGCCATGTCGCTGCCCTGCGGCCTCGCGCCCGAGGACAACCTGCCGGTCGGACTGCAGATCATTGCCCCGGTCATGAAGGACGACCGCCTCTACAAGGTGGGTGCAGCCGTCGAGGCGGCCTTCGTGGAAAAGTGGGGCCACCCGCTGATCGAGGAGGCTCCGTCGTTGTGA
- a CDS encoding DUF427 domain-containing protein: MTVGHRITVERSERHVRVVHGGEVLAESGQALVLRETGLPARYYIPPEDVRLDLLTPSDTRTHCPFKGTASYWSRPDAADLVWAYPDPKPDVAGIKDHLCFYEVEVR; the protein is encoded by the coding sequence ATGACCGTAGGACACCGCATCACCGTCGAGCGGAGCGAGCGGCACGTGCGTGTGGTGCACGGCGGGGAGGTTCTGGCCGAGAGCGGCCAGGCGCTGGTGCTGCGCGAGACGGGCCTGCCCGCGCGGTACTACATCCCGCCCGAGGACGTACGGCTCGACCTGCTGACCCCGTCCGACACCCGCACCCACTGCCCCTTCAAGGGCACCGCGTCCTACTGGTCGCGGCCGGACGCGGCCGACCTCGTGTGGGCGTACCCGGACCCGAAGCCGGACGTCGCCGGCATCAAGGACCACCTGTGTTTCTACGAGGTGGAAGTCCGATGA
- a CDS encoding alpha/beta fold hydrolase produces the protein MDKNIVSRDGTLIAHESAGRGSVVVLVSGAMSTGATVAPLAAPLSERFRVVVYDRRGRGASGDTAPYAVEREVEDLAALIEAVGGQASLYGVSSGGALALRAAASGLPVRHVAVYETPYAMSEEDLRERARYTERLTEALGEGRRGDAVELFLRLTGLDEAVIESARQSPLWAGMESIAPSLAHDDAVMGDGGVPVKLLASVPVPVLSIAGDASPAWMREAARTIADTVPHGTCRTLAGQTHMVEPDVLAPVLAEFFAR, from the coding sequence ATGGACAAGAACATCGTTTCGCGTGACGGCACCCTCATCGCCCACGAGAGCGCCGGACGGGGTTCCGTGGTCGTCCTCGTCAGCGGCGCGATGTCGACGGGCGCCACGGTGGCACCGCTGGCCGCGCCGCTCTCGGAGCGGTTCCGGGTCGTCGTGTACGACCGCCGGGGCCGCGGCGCGAGCGGGGACACGGCCCCGTACGCGGTGGAACGCGAGGTCGAGGACCTGGCGGCGCTGATCGAGGCGGTGGGCGGACAGGCCTCGCTGTACGGCGTCTCCTCGGGCGGCGCGCTGGCGCTGCGCGCGGCGGCGAGCGGTCTGCCGGTACGGCACGTCGCCGTGTACGAGACACCGTACGCGATGTCCGAGGAGGACCTGAGGGAGCGCGCGCGGTACACCGAGCGCCTGACGGAGGCACTCGGTGAGGGACGCCGCGGGGACGCGGTGGAACTCTTCCTCCGCCTCACCGGACTGGACGAGGCCGTGATCGAGAGCGCCCGGCAGTCCCCCCTGTGGGCCGGCATGGAGTCGATCGCGCCGAGCCTCGCCCACGACGACGCGGTCATGGGCGACGGCGGCGTCCCGGTGAAACTGCTGGCGTCGGTCCCCGTGCCGGTGCTGTCCATCGCGGGCGACGCGAGCCCGGCCTGGATGCGCGAGGCCGCCCGGACCATCGCGGACACCGTCCCCCACGGCACCTGCCGCACCCTGGCGGGCCAGACCCACATGGTGGAACCGGACGTACTGGCGCCGGTGCTGGCGGAGTTCTTCGCCCGCTGA
- a CDS encoding SDR family oxidoreductase yields the protein MAGMPTHVITGAGSGIGAAVARRLHARGDDLVLHARSAGRAKELAAGFPGARTLVGDLADPDRLSWALSHQSLPDRVDSLLHIAGVVDLGEVGELTPKTWRHQLDVNLLAPAELTRHFLPQLRASRGHVVFVNSGAGLGAHARWSAYAASKHGLKALADALREEEHAGGVRVTSVYPGRTAGPMQAKVHQQEGKDYDAGRWIDPESVATTVLMALDLPRDAEVNDLTVRPGPGTGR from the coding sequence ATGGCGGGCATGCCTACACATGTGATCACCGGAGCCGGTTCCGGCATCGGCGCGGCCGTCGCCCGCCGGCTGCACGCGCGCGGCGACGACCTCGTCCTGCACGCGCGGTCGGCGGGACGCGCGAAGGAACTGGCGGCCGGCTTCCCCGGCGCGCGGACCCTCGTCGGCGACCTGGCCGACCCCGACAGGCTCAGCTGGGCCCTCTCCCACCAGTCCCTCCCGGACCGGGTGGACTCCCTGCTGCACATCGCCGGTGTCGTCGACCTCGGCGAGGTCGGCGAGCTGACGCCGAAGACCTGGCGGCACCAGCTCGACGTCAACCTCCTCGCCCCCGCCGAACTCACCCGGCACTTCCTGCCCCAGCTGCGCGCGAGCCGCGGACACGTGGTCTTCGTCAACTCCGGCGCGGGCCTGGGCGCCCACGCCCGCTGGTCCGCCTACGCGGCCTCCAAGCACGGCCTGAAGGCCCTCGCCGACGCGCTGCGCGAGGAGGAGCACGCGGGCGGCGTCCGCGTCACCTCGGTCTACCCGGGCCGCACCGCCGGCCCCATGCAGGCCAAGGTCCACCAGCAGGAGGGCAAGGACTACGACGCCGGCAGGTGGATCGACCCCGAGTCGGTCGCCACGACCGTCCTCATGGCCCTCGACCTGCCGAGGGACGCGGAGGTCAACGACCTGACCGTGCGGCCGGGGCCGGGGACCGGGCGCTGA
- the gatC gene encoding Asp-tRNA(Asn)/Glu-tRNA(Gln) amidotransferase subunit GatC — protein sequence MPGITREEVAHLARLARLELKPEELDHFAGQLDDIIGAVARVSEVADQDVPPTSHPLPLTNVMRPDEVRPSLTPAQALSGAPAQEQQRFKVPQILGED from the coding sequence ATGCCTGGCATCACGCGCGAGGAGGTCGCCCACCTCGCCCGGCTGGCGCGTCTGGAGCTGAAGCCCGAAGAGCTCGACCACTTCGCAGGCCAGCTCGACGACATCATCGGCGCGGTGGCCCGCGTCAGCGAGGTCGCCGACCAAGACGTACCGCCGACCTCGCACCCGCTCCCGCTGACGAACGTCATGCGCCCGGACGAGGTCCGTCCCTCGCTCACCCCCGCGCAGGCGCTCTCCGGCGCCCCGGCCCAGGAGCAGCAGCGTTTCAAGGTGCCGCAGATCCTGGGGGAGGACTGA